The Aythya fuligula isolate bAytFul2 chromosome 1, bAytFul2.pri, whole genome shotgun sequence nucleotide sequence ttctttttttttttttcctgtggtggtgtggttttgtttggttggttttgttcttttggtggtggtggttggttgtttttgtgcCTTAAGGAACAGAAGGTTCCTGGTTGTGTACCTCCCCTAGTTGGAATTGATCAGCATGGGACCACTGGAAATGTCTGTAGGGACCTGTTGCTCATGCCTGATGATGCGTATTACCCCAATATCCTATTAACTTGCACCTCAGCCAAGACTGATATGTTCAAATAATGTTTACTTctgtttgttggttgttttgtgttttttgttttttgtttttttttttttttcctttaactgtCTAGCATAGACTGTGTAACATAGTTATTCTAGGTTAGTGTACTAAGTTAGTGGGCAGCTGATAGGAAGTCTAGTCTTGTTCTCAGGGACAAATGATTAagccattttttccatttcatgagTCACGATGGCCTTGGTGTGTTGATGCCTCTGTCTCTTAGAATCGCACTGCATGACTTTGGTGACTTTCTGCTTTCATGCTGTTGGCTGGAATCTTGTGTCTGTCATCCAAGGTCTCATactagattttgtttttctgctataGTTGTGTGGATTAGGAATGTGCATGTAGGATGTGTCACACTGACACAAATGTTCAAGTACAAAAGTAGacaaattaatgttaaaaacatttttcaatatataGTACAAGTAGAGGATTAGGTGTTAGTTGGTTcacttctcctctccctgtAAAGCTTATTATAGAGAAACTACCTTGACAGAGATTAGCAGAAGAACCAATTGGCTTAAGCTGCCATGTCACCATCAAGTGAGGGCTACTAGGAATGCTGTACTAGCAAGGTACCTCAAGTGCAGACAGTCAAGTGAAACTCAGTTTTCACTCAGTCATGAAACAAATGCATCTGCTTTGATCCTTCTCTGATGCATATATCATTGATCATTCTCTCCCTTTCTTGTACACTTCCTAAAGAAATGCCAGTATAACATAAAACCATGGCAATTggcttatttgttttaaatgacagGGTGGCCCTGTTAATATGACTGTAGGAATGTTATATTTAATATTGATCATTCTATATATTCGGTATAGTAACTTTGTagaagacttttttgtttgagTGAATAATTCATAAAGCAGGCTTTTAGTGAATCgttttgaaacattttgacaGCGGATCAGGGTTTCATTTCTgcaatattctttattttttaaataaaccaaaaagcaaGCATATACAAATTTGATTTCAGACTGTagtttctgagggaaaaaaaataccagctctgtattcctattttttttttgccttttttaatttctttctttcccataaGCAGAACAAGAAGGCTTGGAAGAGGTGCTACATACCAGTGCAGTTTATGCATTCCACTGGCTAATAagatttcagctttcattttctgaaacaggCAGTATCACGTCCCTTATGTTACAAAGGAGAAGCCCTATTAAAGTCGGTGAAACACAGTTGCATATAAAGATTAGACAACTTGATAACTACTGTTAAAAGTCATACGTGGAGCAGCAGGAGTCTTTGGTCTTTTGGTCTTTCATGCTACTGCTGGTTGGGACTAGCTAGGAAAAGAAGTAGGTATTCATTTTATCCAGAATAAGAAATGTAGAAGTTATGCCTGCTTGTCTTTTAATATTCTTTGCCATCTAGTTGATGAGAGAACATCTTGCACCTCTGTACAGTGAAGGGAAGAAGATTCACACTTGATTTGTGTCATAATAGAACAGAGAAAAGCGATGCCTACATACTAGAGACCAAAGAATGAGGAGGAGTGAGAAAGGACATTAAGACATGTTTCTCAGTTATACAATAACTATTTCTAGTGAGTAATTGCAGTAGCTACTAAGGAAATCTTAAGTGGTGGCAAATAGTTTGGACAAGGTGAAAGTGATCCCGTGGAGTTCAGCTGTCCTTGATGAGTACTGGGGACCACTTACTGTAACACCTTCAAGACTCCTTGTGGGGTTTGTACAGGCTAGGAGTAAGAAATGAGTGAAACctgcttttattcttattcttcaCTATAGATCTGCCGttgccacctcctcccccacctGGAGAGGATATGAGTTTCTCCTCAAATTGTGCTTTCCCCCCACCTCCACCACCCTTTGAAGAGCCTTTTCCACCAGCCccagaagaaacttttccttctcctcctcctcctcctcctccaatgTTTGATGAAGGGCCTATTGGCATGGTATCCACCCCACAGGTGAGTGAGGTCAAGGGAAGTATAATTTCTTGTGAAACTCTGAGTTGAAACAGCTTCTCAGTTCTGTCTGAAATCAGCAGCAGGAAGCCTGGAGATGTGGGAAAGCGTTTGCTTAGCACCTCAGTGTCTGCACTGTCCTTTCCTATAAGACACTGTGGAGTAGGCTGTAGAAGTTCAGCTGATATAGAGGCAAAGGATGGGACTACCCCATGCACCTGCATAGGTTAGGTCAATTGACCAGGGAACAGTTCTGCAAATGAAGGACCTTGGGATCCTGGTGGACAGAGTTAAATGTGAGCCAGCATTGCACCCTTGTGGCAATAAAGGCCAACCACATGCTGGACCATATATATTAGTGAGAGTGTAGTCATCAGGGCAAgggcagtgtttttttctctcttcagtgctgAGACTGCATCTTGGAGGACTGTTTCCAGTTGGGCCCACCAGTGTAGTAACCACAGAGGAATACTGAACTAGAAGCAGTCCAGTAAAGTGTCATGGCAATCACTGGGGACTGGATCATGGCTCCTCTTCAGATGGCAGAGGAGGAGCAAGGCCAAAGGCAGGGATCTAACTGATGTCTGCAGTACTGAAAGGAGGGCTGGAGAGAAAACAGATTCATCTTACAGGGGCAAACAAGAGAAGAAGTGACAATGGGACACAAGCTGCAACAAGGGAAATTCCTGttggacagaagaaaaacctgTTCCCCACCACTGGTGGCTTGAAACTGGCACAAGTGCCCAGAGAGTCTGGGGAATATACATCTTTGAGGATGTTCAGAAACCAACTGGtcaaagccctgagcaacctggtctagctTGGGAGTTAACTCTGCGATTAGCAGGGTATTGGACTGCAGACTTCCAGTTATCTTTTCCCACCTAAATATTTCTGGCATTCTGATCCCTGGCATTTTCCCACTGCTGGTAGATTTTGGAAACTGTACCCTCTTTGTCCTCACCAACTTGCTATCTGTTCAGGGCAGGAGCAGATCTGTACTACAGTCTCAGGTGCCAAAATCTGGTGTTGTAGGGGATTCACTCAGTTCTTTGGCTCTGTTCCTTCTTTCCTCATGGATGATGGTATAGGTATGTTGGTCCCTTCCACCTTGTTGATGACTGCCTGTTCTCTCTGCTTCTTCACTTTACAGATGTCCACAGGATCCACAGGTTCTCTGGAGCAACCATCAGCCCCAAAGACCCATGTGGAATTCTCATCTGCACCCAGAGATCCTCCTCATTCATTTCCTTCCAAGTTCACTCCAAAGCCAAGTGGAAGCTTTTCTTCCAAACCCCCTGGAGCAGATGTgacccctgctccagccccgtgGGCAActccacagcagcacaaggagcCCCTAGCATCAGTCCCTCcaccccctcctctccctcctgctcagCCTACCCCTAAATTCACTCCACCTTCTGTTGCTGGCTCTCCTAAGTTTGGATCCAAACCAGGTGCCACTGTTTCCACGGCTCCTTCAAACTCTACAAGATATCCTACCTCCCTTCAGACTCAGTTCACAGCCCCTTCACCTTCAGGTCCTTCCTCTCGGCCACAGCCTCCCAGTTTCACCTATGCTCAGCAGCGGGAAAGgccccaagtgcaggagaaGCCTGTTCGCACAGAACAACCTGCTGCTGTAAAAGACACGGTAAGGGACAGATCCGTGGATCCAGTGTCTCTGGGCAAGCATGGAATCACTGGGAGTGTAGTtggaggatgaggagggaggGTTTGTGCCAGGGTAGGGGGAAGTAGTTATTCATCTGAGAGACAGCAGCTTTTAATACCTTACTGAGAGATGGAACTAGAAACAGTGCTGGAGGGGGGACAGGACTTCATGTAAAGGTAGAAAGAAGCAAGCATAATGGATGGCAGATTGTTCTCTAGAGAGGGATAGAGAAGAGGTCTAAGGTGAGAGAAGCAGGTTTATTAGGGACAAGGTGGGAGGGGCTTTGTCTATAAGCATCTTTTGGGATTGACAgtttcctcttcctgcagcatAGACCCACAGGTTCCAGCGCGGACCCACCTAAGGGAAACTCTTCCCTGACTATGAAGGAAGTAGAAGAGCTGGAGTTGTTGACCCAGAAACTACTGAAGGATATGGAGCACCCACCCCCAGTAGAAGCCACTACTTCTGGTGCGTTCTTTTAATGGACATCAATGGGACTGAGACTGTGGTGGGTTTTCCTCTCTCCTAATACCTTTCTCCTTCAATTGGCAGAGCTCTGTGGCTTCTGCCGGAAGCCTCTGTCACGAACCCAGCCAGCTGTAAGGGCCCTGGACAGCCTTTTCCATGTGGAGTGCTTTACCTGCTTCAAATgtgagaagcagctgcaggggcagcagtTCTACAATGTGGACGAGAAGCCCTTCTGTGAGGACTGCTATGCTGTGAGTCACTGGGATGAAAGCTGCTGGAGTGGGCTGAGCTTGCTGTGGCTagcctctcttcctttcccttcccccttctaTTTCACCTGTCTGTGGTGTAGTCCCCTGGGGATGGGGGATTGGAGTAATgttatcttgttttctttgggtTTAGGGGACCCTGGAAAAGTGCAGTGTCTGCAAACAGACCATCACAGATCGGATGCTGAAGGCCACTGGTAACTCATACCATCCCCAGTGCTTCACCTGTGTGATGTGCCACACCCCACTCGAGGGGGCTTCCTTTATTGTGGACCAGGCCAACCAGCCTCATTGTGTGGATGACTACCACAGGTATGGAGAAAGCTCATTCATGTGGTATCTGAAAGCAGATGTTCCCTCACACCTGTGTGATTTTACTGCAGAATGGACTTGGGTTGCCCACATGATCAGGTGGACATAAAGTTAAAATTGAGTCAACAAAGTACCATGTACCAATTAAAGTCTTTTCCCACTTAAACGTTTTGTGATTTGTTCCTCTGCTGCTAATACTGATACGTGGCAATGAGAAACCTGCAGTGGTCTCACGGTCGCCTCTGTACTTGTGTGTGTTACAGGAAGTATGCTCCACGCTGCTCTGTGTGTAGTGAACCTATCATGCCAGAGCCTGGGAAGGATGAGACAGTGCGTGTGGTGGCACTGGAGAAGAATTTCCACATGAAGTGTTACAAGTGTGAGGTAATCCTTTTGGCCCCACTCCTCTCATCTCATTCATGTCATCACCAACTAGGTGGCACCTTTGAACTTGCCTATCCTGACCAAACACTGAGCGTGTTTTGAATGACTTGGAAGCATTTTGAGTCAAGTTTAGACATTCACAGACAACAGGTTCATGAACAAGGACTGTGCAGGGTTGTAGCCTCTAACACAGCTCTAATATAGCAGCTGCGTATGCTGGGGGAACGTAGAGATAACAGAAGGGACTATGGCTCTTCTTTCAAAATGGTATTTCCCATTATCACCACAGACAGAGCAGTGGGCTGTGAGCCATTATCCTGATCCAAAAGGGCATTTCTTACATCCTTGTCTGCATCCACCCTACTGTTTGCTGTCACTGAGCtatctccctctttttctttccccatttaGGACTGTGGGAAGCCCTTATCCATTGAGGCAGACGAGAATGGCTGTTTTCCATTGGATGGGCATGTGTTGTGTATGAAGTGTCACACTGTTCGTGCCAAAACAGCACGCTGAGGAGCTTGGAGCAGGCATACCCTGAAGACCCCTGCACTCAAtactcctcccttccccaccatTGTCCTACCCTTCTGCCTGACAAGTCAGATTGCTACCAATGGAGACGCTGCCAGCGCGGTTCATTACTCACATACAATTCACAGCTCATAAACTTCACTGTGCACACCCACCAAAAAAGGACCTCTTCTCCTATCACCACTTCCTGGCCGTAGTGTATTCCAGGCTGGGGGCTATGACTGAGGTGAGTGCAAAATCTGTTTGCTCAGCACTGGAGGAGAAAGACCAGATCTCCACCACCATCTGGTGGAAGTAGCAAAAATGACCTGTGGCAGCAATGGGAAAGGCTGAGCATTCTGCTCCATGAAGCCAGGAACGATTATTTGACATTAGAAGGTGGAAGCCTCCATCTTAGTATGGCTTCTGTCAtaggttttctctttcctgtgcCATCTCTTTATGGTGGCTGGAAAAAACTAACCTACTAGCTTTTATTCTAATGGATTTTATCGGCTAACTGTCCTGTtatcccttttttctttttttttttttttttttttttagccagaTTAAACTGGCAATGTTTGGAATCGTACCCTGCTCCTGAGTTTGGagacttcttaatttttttctctctccaaagttatttttttctcagcgTGGTTTCTGGGCAGTCAGGGGGGCACCAGAGTAACAAAGCAGTCCAAAGAACACGTGTACAAATAAAGACTGTGACAAGGATGGGCAGCATATGGTGAGGAGGTCCATCAATGTGTGAATGAGAATTCAGCAGACTGAGGAGCATCTCTCTGTTCCAAGCCGGGGTTCTTTCACTGCTGTCAGTGGAAGCTACAGTGTCATTGCAATATACTGTCTGGCTCTATGTGTTACTGCACTGAGTCTCACTTCCTGGACTAGAAAATGTTATACTAAATAAATCCTTTGAATAACTGTCTAACCACTGTTTGCATCCAATAAAATGGTGACAATTTTTCCATTAAGATGTCTGTGCTCTATTTGGTCAACTACCCACGAGAACTGATGTCTTAGGCACTACAGAATCTATAGTTGTTGTTCCACCTAGCCTCCAAAGATGTTATGAGTCTGAAAATAGCCTTTCTCTCTCCACATCTTGGTCTTCTTTTCACGTTGTTTAGTATTCTACTTCCTGTGCCTGGAGAGTAGCTCTCATTTAAAGCACTAGAAAACCACATTTCAGTACAGCAAGACTGTAGTCTGCTTGGTATGTTGCTGATAGGTGTTACATTTCACTTGCATCAAACTGGGCTGAAGTTGTCAATTTGCTCTGTCTTCACTATTGCTATTTAGAGAAAAAGTGTTTGTGTTTGGTGTTTATGGTTTAAGCACAGTACTGTTTTGGTCACTGAAGGTGAAACTCTGTGGTAAGCATCAATGCTTCTGCACTTCAAAGACATGAAACCAACTCTCGTTCTCTTGCCAAGTTGGGGGTAATGTTTAATAACTCCTTTCAAATTCATCCAGTAAATGCCTGGAAGTTTCCTCTAGGGTAAGCAAAGAATAAATTGTACATTTGCTTTCTATTTAGTTTCTTACCTGCTTTCATGGTGGCTCATAGGCATGGTTTCAGAGGGGCTGCTCTTAGCTTTTGTGACTAAAAGCTCTTTCGTAAACACCAAGGAGCACACAGGAATAATGACAGGTGAGAGAGAAGCACCCTAGTGCAGCCCTTTGCAGAGCTATCACAGGCCTGGAATAAGCCCAGGTATTTAGGACAAACACAGTAGAGTGAAGGGGCTCTCTGAATCACCTCACAGATTAAGGGGGAATTACTGCCTCTGAGGAGCATGGTATGCAGGGGAAGTGCATCTGGGAACTGTACAACATATTTCATTAGGTGTTTAGGGGTAAGAAAAGGAAGTGATCTAGGAGAAGAAGCAGTGTGGGGACAAGAGGCTTTCTGCATGTAAACAGCACATGCATTCATCTGGCCATGTCCTCTATGTCCCCAACAGTCTGTCCCATTTTCTTAATAAACtcattttacagttattttcctGTGTGAAGAGACCCTGTTCAGTATGTGTATGCAGGGTCTAAATACCAGCAACAGGAAACACCAAAGTGCAAGTATAGTGTTTGGGTATCAGTGTGTAAGCACTAGTGAAAATCAAGCCAGAGTAGCTGGAGAGAAAGTAGAATACAAGAGCTGAGACCACCAATTGACGTGGCTCTGAGTCTGGACCAGCTGCCAGAAAGTCCCGTATCAGTCAGCTGCTAGAGCTTACAGGAGGTCCAAGCCAGATACCCTGGGGTCTACTGGTAAGTCAGCTACTGGTAAGCCTGGACCTGCTACCAGAGAACAGTTTTCATCTGGTGTAAGGTGACTAGGAGACCAGGGAATGCTGGGGTCACTTGCTGTCTAGATTCAATGTCTGTAGCTCATTACTGGAGAGAtcatctgtgtgtgtgcacgcgaAGGGGAATCATACCCAGCAGCAGAGTCTGGCTACAGGCCTTGAGGGGTCGTATGCCCTGGGGCCAGCAGCTGAGAAGAGCTGTGCTCATTGTCCCAGCTACTGGACAGCTGGTCTCAGAAACTCAATTCTACCAGCAGAAACTACCAGGGTAGATTCTACCATGGTATTTATGTATACATTTCTCACTAACTGGCTTATCCTGATCAGCCAGAGAAGGGAATAGGATCAGGttgtttgtgctgtgcttgCATGGCTACTGTGTTTTTTCTGCCTGTGAGGTCAGTCATGCACAAGTGTGTGCACACAAGTAGCATGTAGATGTGCATGTATATGCATTGTGCCTGAATGCCTGCAGGAGTGCCTACTGGGAATACATGCTCAGGCTTGCTACTGGCTGTACCTGAGGACATGGAGCTGAGCAGCCTCATCTCTTTCCGATTAGCTGAttcagcagctcctcacagTTGaaggtggaagggacctccatGTCCAACCTCAAACCACATGGCAGGGTCAGTCTGAGTAGGGTGCTCAGGACTGTGCCCAATCAGTTTTTATGCAACTTCAGGgatgaaaacaacacaaactttCTGGGTTCCAGTGTTGGTCCACACTCCCAGTACATTTTCTTACCTTCAACAggaatttcttgtattttcatttatgcccactgctgcttttcccttcacTGGATACCAAGGAGACTTTGGCTTCTTCTTCTTTACTATCtcccatcaggtatttatacacaatGGTAAGAGCCACCCAAACCAAAGCCAGTCTTCTCATTGCAAATCTAACCAGTTCCATCTCtgtcagcctctcctcatgtCAGATGCTCTTATCCCTTTAAATTCTCGGTGGCTTTACAGTGGTCTTGTTCCAGGTAAATCCATGTCCTCCTTGCACTGAGGAACCCAAAACTGGGTACAACACTGCAGGTGTCTTAtcagaggggagaggagaggggaagaatAGCATCCCTCCAGCTACTGGTGTTGCATTTCCTAGTGCAGTCCAGGTACTGTTGGCCTCCTTTGATGCAGGGGTGCATTGCTCAAGTGCAACTTGCTGCTTGCTAGGACCTGCAGGTCCTTTCCTGCAGAGTTGCTTCCCATCCAGTCTGTCCCCGTGGATACAAGCAGTTattcctccccagctgcagggctctgcattTTGCCTTGTAAACTGTATAAGGCAcctctcttcccctttctcccatgtgctgaggtccctctgaatggcatgGCAGCACATCTGGTGTATCAACCAACCACTCCCAGTTTTCTATCATCTGCAAGGCTACGCTGAAGTTTACATATGCATGACACACGCTTTTATCTTATGTCAGCCTAATCAAAGCTTCCGGTCTAGCCTGGATATCATCTATGCAGCAACTTTAACATGAAGCATAGATAATATTACTAAGATTGAACTTAGTATACTAACAAGACTCACAGTGCAAGCTTATCCTGTCAGCTCTGTCTTACTGTAGTTGCAGTAACTCAAGTGGCTGAGATACATGCATATCATGGTTCTGTGTGTATGCCCTGCTGCTTCTCAATTTGAATAGAAACCATCCTTCTTGCCTCAAGTTGCATCCTTTTAGCTCTGGGCTTCCTAACCCTTCTGCAGGGCATAGGTAAGCAAGATCTTCCCACAAGCAGGAGTGTTAATTCAAACCCTTAAGATTTTGGAGGATTACACAATTATGGAAACACTGATAGCTACCCACAAATAACTCATTGCTGAATGACTAGCACTCACCATCTTCACCAAGCTAGACTTAGCACAGGTGCAGAAACATAGTTCATGAGGTGAGTACAGCTAAGTCTTCCTGGGTAGGATATGAGAGTCCAGTTTGCTTTTTGAGGAAGTTTTAGGATGAGCAGAACACGattctccccccaccccttctCACCTGAATTCtctcttctgcagcagaaggaagtACTACACACCTATTTCCTCAAACTAGAGAAGTAGCTTCTAATACTTCTCACAGTTTAGGGGTAAATACAGGAGCTGTATGAAAATGGACTTGGCTAACAGATTACAGCTGTAAtgggtttaaagaaaaaacgTCTGAAGTAATCACCTGCACATGCATCCTTTTGTCCTAATGCAGATGCATTTGCTCACCTGCAGTTACATGATTGCCAGAGAACTTAAACCTTGATGAAAcaactaaattaaaatgtaagcaCACTGCTGGAACATAATGTATATGCTAGAGCAAAGGTCCCAATAGTATTTGAGATAAGCCAAAGCACTTCAAcactccctgctctgccacaggtttatttacaaaatactaTTTACAGTCTATAGCACCTCTGTCTTGAATTTTGATAAATAATAACACTTCCTCCAAAGAGGAGGAATAAGACAGACCACCTACGCATTTTTCTGTTACAAACACCCTATCCAGTCAAACAAGACCATTCCCTCTTTCAAAAAAGGGGCAGAGAAAAATGGGTACCTAGAGGGTTTTGTGTCCATGGCACCAATAAAGGTATTAAGCAGGTCGGGGAGAGGTAAGTCTCTCTGCTGAAGTACACGTGTGCAAATAAGCAACATGACAAGGTTACATGATCACACAAGTTACAGCAGGATGTGCTGCTACTCCCAACTTCTCCTCCAAAGAACAAAGTACACCATGACTTGGTGGTGTTTAAGGCAAGAAcagctgaatttaaaaacatatcCCTTAGCAGCAGCCTTGTGAAAGACTGAATAGTTTGTTCATGTTGTAAAATAAGGAAGACAGAAGGCTGCTGAAATGAGAAGGGACATATTCCAGGGAGTGAATGGGCCCAACCCTACATCTGCATCCTTGTGCATTTTCCCAGAAGGTCCCACTCTATCTGAATCCTCATCTCCAATCTTATAACATTATCCATGCCCCACACCCCAACTGAACGTATCTTATGTCTCCATGTGATTTACTGAGGGCTGAAAGTCCAGTATGTGGACTACAGGGATTACTTAGTACTGCACAAAACAGACTATAGAAGACATGGCTGAGAACAGATTCTAAGACCAGTGCTCTGAAAAGTACCAATGACTGCTGTAGAGCAAAAGCAAGGGGCAACAGAAATGAGAGCAGGTGGTGTTGCCTCATAAGTCTTTTCAGTCctggttgttttgctttgcttgtccCAGTCACTCATTTGGAAACAATTGCCATAGGAATGATTCCAAGTGGTATGTGGGTAAAACAGCATTTGGCAAGCTTAAGGGAGCAACAACAGATCACTCTTTAAAGCCTTGGATGCTACACAGGATCCTCTTCTGGTGGCCTGGAAGTGACACTCCCATCTGTTTCAAGTCCctgaaggaaatggaagagagaggaaaaattaattgCTATTCTTGTTCCTTGGGGATTGGGGTGTGTTTAAGGGCAGAAACTCTTCCCACGCATTAGTTCAGAAAGTTTCCTTTCCCTCAGTGCCTCTTGCTACACGTGCTTTTTCTCCAGAGGGAAGAAACATCTAGatgctcctttccttctctggcTACCTCTGCCCACCCAGTCAACTGTTCTCTCTCACCTTGTGACTTGGCCTTTACTCCCATTACATTAGAACTGCATCCATGTCTGCTCACAATGGTCTCAACCTTTCAGCAGGGTCTGCTTCTGCACTGTGCCTTTTCATTTGTCTTATGTAACTACTCTGGTTATACTTGGTTGTACATCCCTGACCCTACACTAGGAAAAATGTGTACTGGTAAAGCATCTGGCCCAAGTTCTTCTAAAGAGCCCAGAAGGACTTTGCTCTAGGATGAAACAGTGCCTGGCTGATGTGGGGAAAATGTCACTAGCCTGTCTGAGTTCAAGTCAAGAAAATTCTCTTATCAAGTCCTACGAGGGTGGGGAGATGGTCAGGTTAGAGAACTGCCTGCCATCTGTTGCCTACCCTTAGTCTAATGTGTGCCTAATGTGAATTCAGAGCAGCTCAGACCCCTGGAAA carries:
- the ZYX gene encoding zyxin isoform X1, which gives rise to MTLSGTEKMASPGTPGTRMTSTVSINISTPSFYNPQKKFAPVVAPKPKVNPFKAGGASEPSLPQPPGAGTQRAQIGRVGEIPSASTSMLAEDLPLPPPPPPGEDMSFSSNCAFPPPPPPFEEPFPPAPEETFPSPPPPPPPMFDEGPIGMVSTPQMSTGSTGSLEQPSAPKTHVEFSSAPRDPPHSFPSKFTPKPSGSFSSKPPGADVTPAPAPWATPQQHKEPLASVPPPPPLPPAQPTPKFTPPSVAGSPKFGSKPGATVSTAPSNSTRYPTSLQTQFTAPSPSGPSSRPQPPSFTYAQQRERPQVQEKPVRTEQPAAVKDTHRPTGSSADPPKGNSSLTMKEVEELELLTQKLLKDMEHPPPVEATTSELCGFCRKPLSRTQPAVRALDSLFHVECFTCFKCEKQLQGQQFYNVDEKPFCEDCYAGTLEKCSVCKQTITDRMLKATGNSYHPQCFTCVMCHTPLEGASFIVDQANQPHCVDDYHRKYAPRCSVCSEPIMPEPGKDETVRVVALEKNFHMKCYKCEDCGKPLSIEADENGCFPLDGHVLCMKCHTVRAKTAR
- the ZYX gene encoding zyxin isoform X2, with protein sequence MASPGTPGTRMTSTVSINISTPSFYNPQKKFAPVVAPKPKVNPFKAGGASEPSLPQPPGAGTQRAQIGRVGEIPSASTSMLAEDLPLPPPPPPGEDMSFSSNCAFPPPPPPFEEPFPPAPEETFPSPPPPPPPMFDEGPIGMVSTPQMSTGSTGSLEQPSAPKTHVEFSSAPRDPPHSFPSKFTPKPSGSFSSKPPGADVTPAPAPWATPQQHKEPLASVPPPPPLPPAQPTPKFTPPSVAGSPKFGSKPGATVSTAPSNSTRYPTSLQTQFTAPSPSGPSSRPQPPSFTYAQQRERPQVQEKPVRTEQPAAVKDTHRPTGSSADPPKGNSSLTMKEVEELELLTQKLLKDMEHPPPVEATTSELCGFCRKPLSRTQPAVRALDSLFHVECFTCFKCEKQLQGQQFYNVDEKPFCEDCYAGTLEKCSVCKQTITDRMLKATGNSYHPQCFTCVMCHTPLEGASFIVDQANQPHCVDDYHRKYAPRCSVCSEPIMPEPGKDETVRVVALEKNFHMKCYKCEDCGKPLSIEADENGCFPLDGHVLCMKCHTVRAKTAR